The following coding sequences lie in one Bacteroidales bacterium genomic window:
- the secG gene encoding preprotein translocase subunit SecG — translation MATFITILIVLAAVLMILIVLVQNSKGGGLASGFASSNQIMGVRKTTDFLEKATWTLAATIVVLSIASAAFVTTSSEKSSVVQKNIEETVIPELINNGETEAVANPEIPTDAQN, via the coding sequence CTTATTGTGCTTGCAGCAGTATTAATGATTTTGATTGTATTAGTACAAAATTCAAAAGGCGGAGGCTTAGCTTCGGGATTTGCTTCTTCAAACCAAATTATGGGCGTTAGAAAAACTACTGACTTTTTGGAGAAAGCAACTTGGACTTTAGCTGCAACTATTGTTGTTTTGAGTATTGCTTCTGCTGCATTTGTTACTACAAGTAGCGAAAAATCTTCAGTAGTTCAAAAAAATATCGAGGAGACTGTTATTCCCGAATTAATTAACAACGGAGAAACAGAGGCTGTTGCTAATCCTGAAATTCCTACTGATGCTCAAAATTAA